The Microbacterium sp. LWH7-1.2 genome window below encodes:
- a CDS encoding FAD-dependent oxidoreductase — MGTAKMTQREFERMMKPALTDAQWERLLSFGEPHDVAQGEYLFEAGDLDYDLILVDSGEIEIVRVAFGWVGETHVGTMGPRSFVGELGLLNGQGAFLSARATKAGRMLRVSRSRLRVLMAEDDELCDIILHALWARREILRTGPAALTLKLVGPRSSREFLALRRFAERVDLVHTAIELAPGDLWTLGEHGIGLDDLPVAFIQGEAMKRATPGMVAERLGLSYQGRADEVVDLVVVGGGPAGLAAAIYGASEGLSTVLLDAVAPGGQAAATSRIENFLGFPFGVSGGDLIGQASLQALKFGVRVYAPCEAADLRPAGNDLDVTLTDGRVIRARTAIVTSGAAYRTLDLDRWNEFEGAGIYYAATPLELRQVFESPVVVVGGANSAGQASLYLAANGCPVHLVVRGSDLGSRMSSYLVDRLLEDPRIDVHTQSRVTALGGRSALESVRIDSIGDVAARGLFCFIGAEPATSWLAELDRDADGFLRTGTDVSVQSLERWQGMGREPLPFETSVPRIFAAGDVRRGSMKRVAAAVGEGSSAVASVHRALAEIR; from the coding sequence ATGGGCACCGCGAAGATGACGCAGCGCGAGTTCGAGCGGATGATGAAGCCCGCGCTCACCGACGCGCAGTGGGAGCGGCTGCTGTCGTTCGGCGAGCCGCACGATGTCGCGCAGGGCGAGTACCTGTTCGAAGCCGGTGACCTCGACTACGACCTCATCCTGGTCGACAGCGGCGAGATCGAGATCGTCCGCGTCGCGTTCGGCTGGGTGGGCGAGACCCACGTCGGCACGATGGGGCCGCGCAGCTTCGTCGGCGAGCTGGGGCTCCTCAACGGGCAGGGCGCGTTCCTGTCGGCCCGGGCGACGAAAGCGGGACGGATGCTGCGAGTCAGTCGTTCGCGCCTGCGCGTGCTGATGGCGGAAGACGACGAGCTGTGCGACATCATCCTGCACGCGCTGTGGGCGCGGCGCGAGATCCTCCGCACCGGTCCCGCCGCGCTGACCCTCAAGCTCGTCGGACCCCGCTCGTCGCGGGAATTCCTGGCGCTGCGCCGCTTCGCGGAGCGGGTCGATCTCGTGCACACGGCCATCGAGCTCGCCCCGGGCGACCTCTGGACGCTCGGCGAGCACGGCATCGGCCTCGACGACCTGCCGGTCGCCTTCATCCAGGGCGAGGCCATGAAGCGGGCGACGCCGGGCATGGTCGCTGAGCGGCTCGGGCTCAGCTACCAGGGCCGCGCCGACGAGGTGGTCGACCTCGTCGTCGTGGGCGGCGGCCCCGCCGGGCTCGCGGCCGCCATCTACGGGGCCTCCGAAGGCCTGAGCACCGTGCTGTTGGATGCGGTGGCCCCGGGCGGGCAGGCGGCGGCGACGTCGCGGATCGAGAACTTCCTGGGCTTCCCGTTCGGTGTCAGCGGCGGTGACCTCATCGGCCAGGCGTCGCTCCAGGCGCTCAAGTTCGGGGTGCGCGTCTACGCACCCTGTGAGGCCGCAGACCTCCGCCCCGCGGGGAACGACCTCGACGTCACGCTCACCGACGGACGCGTCATCCGTGCGCGCACGGCGATCGTCACCTCGGGGGCGGCCTACCGCACGCTCGACCTCGACCGCTGGAACGAGTTCGAGGGCGCGGGCATCTACTACGCCGCGACGCCGCTCGAGCTGCGACAGGTCTTCGAGTCGCCGGTGGTCGTCGTCGGCGGGGCCAACTCCGCCGGGCAGGCGTCGCTGTACCTCGCCGCGAACGGATGCCCCGTGCACCTCGTGGTGCGCGGTTCCGACCTCGGCAGCCGCATGTCGTCGTATCTCGTGGACCGGCTGCTCGAAGACCCGCGGATCGACGTGCACACCCAGTCCCGCGTCACGGCGCTCGGTGGCAGGTCGGCGCTGGAGAGCGTCCGGATCGACTCGATCGGCGACGTCGCGGCGCGAGGGCTCTTCTGCTTCATCGGCGCGGAGCCCGCGACGTCGTGGCTCGCGGAGCTCGATCGCGACGCCGACGGGTTCCTCCGCACCGGCACGGACGTGTCGGTGCAATCCCTGGAGCGCTGGCAGGGGATGGGCCGCGAACCGCTGCCGTTCGAGACGTCGGTGCCCCGCATCTTCGCCGCGGGAGACGTGCGCCGCGGCTCGATGAAACGCGTCGCCGCAGCGGTGGGCGAGGGATCCAGCGCCGTCGCATCGGTGCACCGCGCGCTCGCCGAGATCCGCTGA
- a CDS encoding MBL fold metallo-hydrolase, with protein MIEVADGVLVATSRVMSTTSTVLCRDGEALLIDPAWMPDELDALADELDARGLRVVGGFATHAHHDHLLWHPRFGPAPRWASPATAALARDERAALVSALGVDFPGELVELMGRVEGTDAAIPPASVPRGFAPQLVVHDGHAPGHTAVWLPGERVLIAGDMLSDLELPLPFDPDDLPSYLVALDLLAPYAGQAELVIPGHGTPGFDAVARLDADRRYLDDVIAGRAPTDARLANPGMPEEYERLAAMVAELGS; from the coding sequence ATGATCGAGGTCGCCGACGGTGTGCTCGTCGCCACCAGCCGCGTGATGTCGACGACGTCGACCGTGCTGTGCCGCGACGGCGAGGCCCTGCTCATCGATCCGGCGTGGATGCCCGATGAGCTCGATGCCCTCGCCGACGAGCTGGACGCACGCGGGCTCCGCGTCGTCGGCGGCTTCGCCACGCACGCCCACCACGACCACCTGCTGTGGCACCCGCGCTTCGGCCCCGCCCCGCGCTGGGCGTCGCCCGCGACGGCGGCGCTGGCCCGCGATGAGCGCGCGGCCCTCGTCTCGGCGCTCGGCGTCGACTTTCCCGGCGAGCTGGTGGAACTGATGGGGCGGGTGGAGGGAACGGATGCTGCGATCCCGCCCGCGTCGGTTCCTCGGGGCTTCGCACCCCAGTTGGTGGTGCACGACGGCCATGCTCCGGGTCACACCGCCGTGTGGCTGCCCGGGGAGCGCGTGCTGATCGCCGGGGACATGCTGAGCGACCTCGAGCTGCCGCTCCCGTTCGACCCGGACGACTTGCCGTCATATCTCGTGGCGCTCGATCTTCTCGCGCCGTACGCCGGCCAGGCGGAGCTCGTGATCCCCGGCCACGGCACGCCCGGGTTCGACGCCGTGGCCCGCCTGGACGCCGACCGCCGCTACCTCGACGACGTCATCGCCGGGCGCGCGCCGACCGACGCGCGCCTCGCGAACCCGGGGATGCCGGAGGAGTACGAGCGCCTCGCAGCCATGGTCGCGGAGCTCGGTTCCTGA
- a CDS encoding DNA polymerase IV, whose translation MRETREVRRWVLHVDLDQFIAAVEILRNPELAGKPVIVGGRGDPTERAVVSTASYEAREFGVGSGMPLRIAARKIPDAVILPVDAPLYLAASEQVMTTLRSQPGAVVQVLGWDEAFVGVETDDPEGYARRLQQDVLDRTRLHCSVGIGDNLVRAKNATDFGKPRGTFHLTADNWLEVMGHRPTIALWGVGSKISKRLALLGIETVAELAVADPDALTAEFGPRMGLWYRQLGRGDGSNVVDDTPWVARGHSKETTFQVDIVEPAEIEEAARRLLGEVLDEVAADDRPVVGLGLKVRYAPFFTKTFTKKIPSTSDREVVLARTLELVAKIEPGRPIRLLGVRAEMAMPDDAREGHTPTRSGW comes from the coding sequence ATGCGCGAGACGCGGGAGGTTCGTCGCTGGGTGCTCCACGTCGACCTCGACCAGTTCATCGCCGCCGTCGAGATCCTGCGCAACCCCGAGCTCGCGGGCAAGCCGGTCATCGTGGGTGGCCGGGGCGATCCCACCGAGCGAGCTGTCGTCTCGACGGCGTCGTACGAGGCACGCGAGTTCGGAGTCGGGTCGGGGATGCCGCTGCGCATCGCCGCGCGGAAGATCCCGGATGCGGTCATCCTGCCGGTCGACGCGCCGTTGTACCTCGCCGCGTCGGAGCAGGTCATGACGACGCTGCGCTCCCAGCCGGGCGCCGTGGTGCAGGTGCTCGGTTGGGACGAGGCGTTCGTCGGTGTCGAGACCGACGACCCCGAAGGCTATGCCCGCCGGCTGCAGCAGGACGTGCTCGACCGCACCCGGCTGCACTGCAGTGTCGGCATCGGCGACAACCTGGTCCGTGCCAAGAACGCCACGGACTTCGGCAAGCCACGCGGTACCTTCCACCTCACCGCCGACAACTGGCTCGAGGTCATGGGCCACCGCCCCACGATCGCGCTGTGGGGCGTCGGCTCGAAGATCTCGAAGCGGCTCGCGCTGCTGGGGATCGAGACGGTGGCGGAGCTCGCCGTCGCCGACCCGGATGCCCTGACCGCCGAGTTCGGCCCCAGGATGGGCCTCTGGTACCGCCAGCTCGGTCGCGGCGACGGCTCGAACGTCGTCGACGACACCCCCTGGGTCGCCCGTGGCCACAGCAAGGAGACGACGTTCCAGGTCGACATCGTGGAGCCCGCCGAGATCGAGGAGGCCGCCCGCAGACTGCTGGGCGAGGTTCTCGACGAGGTCGCCGCCGACGACCGGCCGGTCGTCGGACTCGGGCTGAAGGTGCGCTACGCGCCGTTTTTCACCAAGACGTTCACGAAGAAGATCCCGTCGACCTCCGACCGCGAGGTCGTCCTGGCGCGGACCCTGGAGCTCGTCGCCAAGATCGAGCCCGGCCGGCCGATCCGTCTCCTGGGCGTGCGCGCCGAGATGGCCATGCCCGACGACGCCCGCGAGGGCCACACGCCGACCCGCAGCGGCTGGTGA
- a CDS encoding UBP-type zinc finger domain-containing protein has product MSLSEIDPTVPPSGEGCADCDDVGGWWVHLRRCAVCGDVRCCDTSPAQHATAHFRATGHRYVRSFEPGEEWFWDYVAEDYIDGPRLSPPESRPDTQPSPGPEGRVPADWRELIHR; this is encoded by the coding sequence ATGAGCCTGAGTGAGATCGACCCCACCGTGCCGCCCTCCGGCGAGGGCTGCGCCGACTGCGACGACGTCGGCGGGTGGTGGGTGCATCTGCGGCGGTGCGCGGTGTGCGGCGACGTGCGCTGCTGCGACACCTCGCCCGCGCAGCACGCGACCGCGCACTTCCGGGCGACGGGCCACCGGTACGTCCGCAGCTTCGAGCCGGGGGAGGAGTGGTTCTGGGACTACGTCGCCGAGGACTACATCGACGGTCCCCGGCTCTCGCCGCCCGAATCGCGTCCCGACACGCAGCCGTCGCCGGGGCCGGAGGGCCGGGTTCCGGCCGACTGGCGCGAACTGATCCACCGCTGA